In Mytilus edulis chromosome 7, xbMytEdul2.2, whole genome shotgun sequence, a single genomic region encodes these proteins:
- the LOC139483445 gene encoding uncharacterized protein: MSSKIFIDLILYILKKVKLLDINKVVNKSIRYGPSDVILKVLQQVNPELFEKEEIVITMIPDMDDDEYCWAEIIELILPWMKYSDFNRFVEKADDYGWYSVLELLIKHVSDLSINIVQLIEKIFKRWDDDDDDDDEEEDEEREIEYEHIEHVFRLLLKHHIDSIGVAEIIIEKACDVGSHRVVEELLMDKIDNISYYLNRTLNKCLSRRCDELSVSNDGGYGKLLMLFLQRVNTKFIDLRSLMNDVCNIGHSSAVLWLLRNYYSLCFDMKNVMNKASYHGDLELVEYLQQKYKAGDFDYKTAMIKACRNSQENTLDVCKWLWANIDCSVFDMKAALTNASRCDNNEVVEWILDDVDMGLYDIEAAVYTACENGEDDTVKLLLNKSSINMIDFEHAITLACKNENSGLQITKLLYERADKSKIDINTVLADACKCFRSDIFEWIIQTCDQNITVTETKDAKQKFIKSLDKNLVDMDQAVTCILGMDTPEQKKDQANEIKIQLLMLILNKSDQNTIHVYKLLTEACKNDWVEIFQRILGRVDNACLNIGEIINVACQNGSFHITKWSLEKIDMQLVDADNVLVQSSGFGWLECLVLIWKHCNKYKLQTAMTEACTYGHLHIAKWLLQKVHYKLFNIPMLLQESGRNGWINIFRSLLQNVKFDKSDIHNATSQALENGQLKIADLALSKVGKAGFDFSSLSEKAYTSANKEGVVKFVLFNCDPSIIDIATIMTNACLFGWKDIATFIIDKNLTSVCKLSLAFNTACENGELEIAQLLLDKVEPYILTSVDKAMCSVAVKGWDEIAVLLLEKVEHSRLDIGNALIEACRHGEIDVVQAILQKVDNAMLDVETALNKACESHMHEKLVLLMLENIDQVDLKTVKKQAVRHKWWKVQFALTKVDIKDLNQVVQETETDNIIILE, translated from the coding sequence ATGAGTTCGAAAATTTTCATTGATTTGATATTGTATATACTAAAGAAAGTTAAATTGTTAGATATCAATAAGGTAGTTAACAAGTCTATTCGATATGGACCAAGTGACGTAATTCTAAAGGTGCTGCAGCAGGTTAATCCTGAATTATTTGAGAAAGAAGAAATAGTTATAACTATGATTCCTGATATGGATGATGATGAGTATTGTTGGGCTGAAATTATAGAACTGATTTTACCTTGGATGAAGTACAGCGACTTTAACAGATTTGTTGAAAAGGCAGATGATTACGGATGGTATAGTGTTTTAGAATTGTTAATCAAACATGTCAGCGACTTATCAATTAATATAGTGCAGTTGATAGAGAAGATTTTTAAGCGGtgggatgatgatgatgatgatgatgatgaggagGAGGATGAGGAACGGGAAATTGAGTATGAACATATTGAACATGTTTTTCGACTTTTGCTGAAACACCATATCGACAGTATCGGCGTTGCAGAAATAATAATTGAGAAAGCATGTGACGTTGGATCCCATCGTGTAGTAGAGGAACTACTAATGGACAAGATTGACAATATATCGTATTATCTTAATAGAAcattaaataaatgtttgtctCGACGGTGTGATGAACTATCTGTAAGTAATGACGGAGGCTACGGAAAACTACTTATGTTATTTTTACAAAGGGTAAACACCAAATTCATTGATTTACGTAGTTTAATGAATGATGTATGTAATATTGGTCATTCATCGGCTGTTTTGTGGTTACTTAGAAATTATTATTCGCTTTGTTTCGATATGAAAAATGTAATGAACAAAGCCTCCTATCATGGCGATCTTGAACTTGTCGAATATCTTCAACAAAAATACAAAGCAGGAGATTTTGATTATAAAACTGCAATGATAAAGGCTTGTCGAAATTCGCAGGAGAACACGTTAGATGTTTGTAAATGGTTATGGGCAAACATTGACTGCAGTGTGTTTGATATGAAGGCAGCACTGACTAATGCAAGTAGATGTGACAATAATGAAGTTGTGGAATGGATCCTTGACGATGTTGACATGGGATTATATGACATAGAAGCGGCGGTATATACTGCTTGTGAAAATGGTGAAGATGATACTGTAAAGCTGTTGTTGAATAAATCTAGTATAAACATGATTGATTTTGAACATGCCATTACTCTAGCGTGCAAGAATGAAAACAGTGGTTTACAAATTACAAAACTATTATACGAACGTGCTgataaatcaaaaattgatataaatactGTACTAGCAGACGCATGCAAATGCTTCAGAAGTGATATTTTTGAATGGATTATTCAAACGTGTGATCAAAATATAACTGTTACTGAAACAAAGGACGCAAAACAGAAATTCATTAAAAGCCTTGACAAAAATCTAGTCGACATGGACCAGGCAGTCACCTGTATACTTGGTATGGATACGCCTGAGCAGAAAAAAGACCAagcaaatgaaattaaaatacagCTTTTAATGCTGATCCTCAACAAATCCGATCAAAATACAATTCATGTTTACAAACTTTTAACAGAAGCCTGTAAAAATGATTGGGTAGAAATTTTTCAAAGGATACTTGGAAGAGTAGACAATGCTTGTCTTAATATTGGTGAAATCATAAATGTCGCTTGTCAAAATGGATCTTTTCATATCACAAAGTGGTCATTAGAAAAAATTGATATGCAGCTTGTAGATGCTGATAATGTTTTGGTTCAATCGTCCGGGTTTGGGTGGCTTGAATGTTTGGTTTTAATTTGGAAACACTGTAACAAATACAAATTGCAAACAGCAATGACTGAAGCTTGTACTTACGGTCACCTTCATATAGCTAAGTGGCTTCTACAAAAAGTTCATTATAAACTTTTTAATATTCCAATGCTTTTACAGGAGTCAGGTCGGAATGGATGGATTAACATTTTTCGCTCGCTTCTtcaaaatgttaaatttgataaatctGACATACATAATGCAACAAGTCAAGCACTGGAAAATGGTCAACTGAAGATTGCTGACCTAGCATTATCCAAAGTTGGCAAAGCAGGTTTTGATTTTTCTTCGCTTTCGGAGAAAGCATATACCAGTGCAAATAAAGAAGGTGTAGTAAAATTTGTATTGTTCAATTGTGATCCCAGCATCATAGATATAGCCACAATAATGACAAACGCATGTTTATTTGGCTGGAAAGACATAGCTACTTTCATCATAGATAAGAATTTAACTAGTGTTTGTAAGCTATCACTTGCATTCAACACGGCTTGTGAAAATGGAGAACTAGAAATCGCGCAACTTTTGTTAGATAAAGTTGAACCTTATATTCTCACCTCTGTTGACAAAGCAATGTGTTCTGTTGCTGTTAAAGGGTGGGACGAAATAGCTGTATTGCTATTAGAAAAAGTCGAACACTCACGGTTAGATATTGGAAACGCCCTTATTGAAGCTTGTCGCCATGGAGAAATAGATGTTGTTCAAGCAATACTGCAGAAGGTAGACAATGCCATGCTAGACGTCGAAACCGCTCTAAATAAAGCATGTGAAAGCCATATGCATGAAAAACTTGTCTTGTTGATGTTAGAAAATATCGACCAAGTAGAtttgaaaactgtaaaaaaacaGGCAGTTCGACATAAATGGTGGAAGGTTCAATTTGCATTGACTAAGGTAGACATTAAAGATCTGAATCAAGTCGTACAAGAGACTGAAACTGATAACATCATAATCTTGGAATAG